The genomic segment GCCAACGCCTCGCCGTCGGCGTCCGCGCGCAACTCCAAAGTCAAGGAGCCGACGAAGGGACGACGCAGACCCTGTTGGGCCCAGTGCGCGGCGAGCCCGGGGAAGCAGAGCTTGTCGTAGGCCTGGATCTCCAGCGCGCTCGTTCCCGGTACTTGCACCAGGCCCAGTTCGGCGCGCTGGGCGTCTTCGGCCTCGGCCGCCAGGCCGGCCAGCATGTCGTTGGTCTGAGCCGCGCCGTCGGGGAAGAAGTGCAGCGCGGCCTGCGGAATGCCGTAGTACTGCGCGACATTGGCGGCCAGTCCCTGCTCGCTCTTGCCCGTCAGCACCAAGTCGGCCCCGTTCGCCAGTGCCAGCAGCGACGCGCCCCACTGCGCCCAGGCCGCTCGGATCTGATCCATGACCGCGGCCATCATGAGGATCGGATTCTGCAGTGTCGTGTGCGAGAAATCGTGGTGCTGCGGCGGATCCGGCCCGAACGCGCCGGCGGCGAGCCCCGCCGATTCCACGAAGCCGATCATGTTGGGCGTGACCGCGATCGAAACGTCGTGACCCCGACGCAGCAGCTCCCTGCCGACGGCCGCAAACGGCTCGACGTCGCCGCGGCTGCCGTAGCCGGCGAGCGCAAATTTCACAGGGCGACCTCACTCGCGAAAATATCTACACGTCGACCGTTCGACCTTGACGGTCGTGGCGCTCGGGCGCAAGCGGGGAACCAACGGCCGACGCACCCCCGCATTCTTAGTATTTTCATATTTTTCTGCGCTTAACGCCCCCTTTGTGTCGGCACGTCCAGGCGGTTGCAGTAACTTCGGTGCGATCATGGAAGCTCTTTTGCTGGCGCTTGCCGGTCTGGCCTTCCTCGACTCGCTGAATGTCCTCAACGTGGGCGTCGTCTCAGCCGTCGTCTACGCCAGCCGACTCGATCGCCGCTCACCGATCCCGGGCGGGCTGAGCTTTATCGCAGGGTTGTTCGCGATCACCACGACGTTCGGCGTCTGCACCGTACTCGGACTGGGAATCTTGAAACACTCGGTCGACTTCAAAATCACTCCGGCGCTTCACTTTTGGGGCCAGCTAGTGCTTGGCGTCGTGCTGATGTGCCTGGCGTACTTTCCGTTGACCGCACAAACCTCGGCGCCGGGTTGGGCGCTGGCGGCCATGCGGCAGCGTCCCTGGCTGCTCGGAATCCTCGGCGCCGCGGTCGGCATCGGGCAGGCACCGACCTCCATTCCGTACATCACCGGGTTGGCCATGCTCGCCGCGCTGCATCCGCGACCGCCGGCCTGGCCGCTGCTGGTCTACGCCTACTGGACGCTGGCACTCACGCCGTCGCTGGTGATCCTGTTTCTCGCCACTCGCAAGACCAAGCGGGCTGTCCGGATACAGCGGGGCATCGTGCGCGGCCTGACTCGCTACGGTCCGATCTCGGTGCGCATATTATTTCTGGTCGTCGGTGTCGGACTCGTAGCGGATGCTCTGCTGTTCCGCAGCGTCCTGTGGTGAGGCTAGCTTGAGCGGTGAGAACAGCGATGGGGATACGGGCATTGAGATAAACCAGATGACGTCCCGGCCGATACGAATTCTGACCATCGGGAACGCCCCGGCGGGACCCAACAGCCGCGGCGGCATGGCGACGATGATGCGCCTGCTAGTCGAGGACAGCGACCCACGGTTCCGCGTTCGCATGATTCCCACCTACAACGACGCATCGCTGCCGGTGCGGCTGTGGACCGGCATCACGGGCATGCTCAAAGCGTCGGCCCTGCTGTTGTTCGGCTTGGTCGACGTCTTCCATGTGCACTATTCCTGGCGCGGCAGCATTGTGCGTAAGGCCGTCCCGCTTTTCGTCGCTCGGCTGCGCGGTGTGCCGACCATCGTCCACGGCCACACCACGCAGTTCTTCCCCTGGCTCGAGGAGCTGCCGCGGCCGTTGGGCCGCGCCGTGCGCCTGGCCTTGCGCGCTGACTATTCGGCGGTGCTCGGCCAATTCCACGTGCAGGAGTCATGTGCGAGCCTGGGCTTCGATGAATCCCGCACTCGAGTGCTGTACAACCCCGTGGTCGTGCCCGCTGTCGCACCCTCGCCGCGGACCGCGCAACCGGTACGGGCGGTGGCGTTGGGCAAGCTAGGCGAGAACAAAGGCACCTACGACCTAGTTCGCGCTATTAACATGCTGCCCAACGAGATTCGTGCCAACTTGCGAGTTACCGTGGCCGGTGACGGCGAAGTGGAGGAGGTGCGCGACATCGTTCGCGCCGACGGACTAGGTGACACCGTCGATGTCGTCGGTTGGGTCGGGCCCGAGGAGAGGGACCGGCTGCTAGCCGAGTCGGCGATCTTTTTGTTGCCCAGCTACAGCGAGGGGCTGCCGATGGCAGTGCTCGAGGCGATGGCCACCGGCGTGGTGGTGGTGACCACCGCTGTGGGCGCCATACCCGAGGTGGTGACCGACGGGGTGAGTGGTGTGCTGATCGAGCCCGGCAAGCCCGAGCAGCTGGCGGCAGCGCTGCAGTCCCTGATCGTCGACGTCGAGCTACGCAATCGCCTCGCGGCGGCAGCATATCAGCGCGCCCGCGAGTTCGACGTCGCTCATTGGCGGGACGCATTGCACGAATTGTGGCTTGCCGCCGCGTCGATCCGGCGTCCGGCGGTGAGTCGCTAGCGGCCGGGCAGGCCGCCCGACACCATCAGCCGGAAGTAATCGAAAGACGTGTCGCTGCCCACGGGTAGCCGCGGCAACGCCATGGGGTCGCAGCGGCGGTCGGCGAATCCGTACCTGGTCGACAACGCCCAGCGCACGCCGCGGCCGCGCAGCACCTCCTGGGCGCGTGCGTCGAAATCTTGCGGCCGCCCATTGGGGTAGGCGAAAACCTTTGGTGCCCGGCCGGTCTCACGTTCGACCATGTCGCAGGAATCCGTGATTTCTTGCGCGACCTTGTCGTCGGTACAGCGGGAAAGGATCGGGTGCGACACCGTGTGCGGGTAAAGCGTCACCAGGCCGTCGCTGACCATTTCGCGTGCTTCGTCCCAGGACAACATGCGGAACGGGCCGCCATCGCCGCCGTCGCGCTCGCCCAAGGCCTCCAGAACCTCGCTGAGCACCGTGATCCGATGTGCGTCCGGCAGGTCTTTCATCCGCGCCGCCGCCGACCCGTAAACCTTCCCGCGGTTGGCGTCCCCTTCGAGCGAACAAATGCCCAAGCCCAATGCCGCCAGGTCGACTTCAGTCGCGGCAGTGCCGGCGATCGCCAGCCATAGCCGGTCGGGCCATAAGGTCTCCTCGGTGCCCATGGGCCCGGTCGCGAGGAACACCGCGGCGGGCAGTCCCAGCTCGCGTAATACCGGGACCGCGTGCGTGAGGAGGTTGCGAGTGCCGTCGTCGAAGGTGATCGTCAACGCGCGCGGCGGCAACGTTGCCGCCGCAAGCCGATTTAGGGCGTCCTCGAGTGGCAGGACGTTGAAGTGCTCGCGGATGTACTCGAGTTGTCTCCGGTATGTCGCCGCATCGAGTACGTGCCAGCAGGCCGGCGACAGTGTCTCGTCCTCCACGCCGTGAAACATCACGATCCCCAACACATCGCGGTGTAGTCGCCGCGCAAGCGCGGGAACACCGACGGCGCAGAGCAGTCGGGCTGCCATGTTTTTGACCGCCACGCGCGCCGCGGGTGAGACGAGGTTGCTCAGGTGTGTCATCAACAAGGGAACTCTAGCGATTCCGGCCGATCCGGCGCGGCAACTCGTACCGTTGACTTTTGCTACAGCCTGCCGTGAGTATCGCCGTTTGCCTATAGTTCACCTAGAAGTTCGGGGGTGATCCTATGCTCGGTTCCATGAAAACAGCACTCGCGGCGTCTCTCATCGCCCTGCCCGCACTGCTGTGTTCAGTGCCGGCAGTGGCCAACGCTGACCCGGAGAATACGCCCGACTACATCAACTACCTGGACCAGAACAACATTCATTACTCCAGCCGCGAGACGATCGTCCATGTGGGCACGAATCTGTGCAACGAGCTGCGCAACAACCTCGTCTCGCCGGAACAGGCCCTGCAGCGGATTCAGAACCTGGGGTACAGCCAGCAGCAGACCAAGATGATCGCCTTCGCCGCGGTCGAGGCGTTCTGCCCGGACATGGATCTGGACGCCAAAAACGCGCCCAAGTCCTAGGCCGGTCACACCCGGTCCGGGATAGTTCTTGGCATTTCGCGCCGTCAGCCGTCTCTTTTGGTGACGGTGATGTTATTTGCTTGAAAGTTTGCTGAGCGCGCCAGCGTGGCCATGGCGTCTGTGTTGGGCGTCCGCCCGGCCGCACCCATCCCAATAACCCTGCGGGGGAAGCGGATACCGGAGCTGCCGTCGACCGGCGGGCAGAACTTGATCCTCAAACGACGGCCCGGCTGGGTATGGTGAGCCCGTGGAGGGAAGGGAGTTCGGTCGCTACCGGCTCGTCGAGTTGTTGGGCCGCGGCGACCTGGGGGAGGTGTGGCGCGCGCATGACACCGAGACCGCCAATCGCACAGCCGCGATCAAGCTGCTCCCACCCCAGCTGGCTGCCGATCCCGCGATCGTGGAACAGTTCCGCCGGGAAGCGGCCGCGGCGGCACGACTGAACAACCCACACATCGTTCCCATCAACGACTACGGCGAAATCGGCGAGCAGCTCTACATCGACATGGAGCTCATCGACGGGCGCAACCTGCAAGAGGTGTTGGCGGACGGGCCGATCGAGCCGGCTCGTGCGGTGCGCATCATCGGGCAGGTGGCCGACGCGCTGCACGCCGTGCACGAGATCGGCCTGGTCCATGGTGATGTCAAACCCTCCAACATCCTGATTGATCGCGACGACTTCGCTTACCTCGTCGACCTGGGGATCGCGCGGTTGGCGCCGTGGTACGAGACGCGATTGACGAACTCCGACAACGAGGTCGTCAGTTGGCATTACATGGCTCCCGAGCGATCCGGGGCTCGCGAGGCCGACGCCCGCGCCGACATCTACTCGCTGGCGTGTGTGCTCTACGAATGCCTGACCGGACAGCCGCCCTTCGCCGGGGATACCTGGCTGTTCGCCGCGCACCTGAGCACCCCGCCGCCGCGACCGTCCGTCACCCGACCAGGTGTGCCCCCGCGCCTCGACGACGTCATCGCCACTGGCATGGCCAAAGA from the Mycobacterium lentiflavum genome contains:
- a CDS encoding glycosyltransferase gives rise to the protein MKFALAGYGSRGDVEPFAAVGRELLRRGHDVSIAVTPNMIGFVESAGLAAGAFGPDPPQHHDFSHTTLQNPILMMAAVMDQIRAAWAQWGASLLALANGADLVLTGKSEQGLAANVAQYYGIPQAALHFFPDGAAQTNDMLAGLAAEAEDAQRAELGLVQVPGTSALEIQAYDKLCFPGLAAHWAQQGLRRPFVGSLTLELRADADGEALAWIKAGTPPIYFGFGSGVRVASADTVAVIAEACAQLGERALICSGPNDFTAVAHFDHVKVVGEVNHATVFPACRAVVHHGGAGTTAAGMRAGIPALILGLGVDDQQVWAETVQRLKVGSGGEFRTTTLDSLIAALRCILAPEYATRARAIAALMATPAESVGRAADLLEEAARAGR
- a CDS encoding GAP family protein, with protein sequence MEALLLALAGLAFLDSLNVLNVGVVSAVVYASRLDRRSPIPGGLSFIAGLFAITTTFGVCTVLGLGILKHSVDFKITPALHFWGQLVLGVVLMCLAYFPLTAQTSAPGWALAAMRQRPWLLGILGAAVGIGQAPTSIPYITGLAMLAALHPRPPAWPLLVYAYWTLALTPSLVILFLATRKTKRAVRIQRGIVRGLTRYGPISVRILFLVVGVGLVADALLFRSVLW
- a CDS encoding glycosyltransferase family 4 protein, with translation MTSRPIRILTIGNAPAGPNSRGGMATMMRLLVEDSDPRFRVRMIPTYNDASLPVRLWTGITGMLKASALLLFGLVDVFHVHYSWRGSIVRKAVPLFVARLRGVPTIVHGHTTQFFPWLEELPRPLGRAVRLALRADYSAVLGQFHVQESCASLGFDESRTRVLYNPVVVPAVAPSPRTAQPVRAVALGKLGENKGTYDLVRAINMLPNEIRANLRVTVAGDGEVEEVRDIVRADGLGDTVDVVGWVGPEERDRLLAESAIFLLPSYSEGLPMAVLEAMATGVVVVTTAVGAIPEVVTDGVSGVLIEPGKPEQLAAALQSLIVDVELRNRLAAAAYQRAREFDVAHWRDALHELWLAAASIRRPAVSR
- a CDS encoding polysaccharide deacetylase family protein, coding for MTHLSNLVSPAARVAVKNMAARLLCAVGVPALARRLHRDVLGIVMFHGVEDETLSPACWHVLDAATYRRQLEYIREHFNVLPLEDALNRLAAATLPPRALTITFDDGTRNLLTHAVPVLRELGLPAAVFLATGPMGTEETLWPDRLWLAIAGTAATEVDLAALGLGICSLEGDANRGKVYGSAAARMKDLPDAHRITVLSEVLEALGERDGGDGGPFRMLSWDEAREMVSDGLVTLYPHTVSHPILSRCTDDKVAQEITDSCDMVERETGRAPKVFAYPNGRPQDFDARAQEVLRGRGVRWALSTRYGFADRRCDPMALPRLPVGSDTSFDYFRLMVSGGLPGR
- a CDS encoding DUF732 domain-containing protein is translated as MKTALAASLIALPALLCSVPAVANADPENTPDYINYLDQNNIHYSSRETIVHVGTNLCNELRNNLVSPEQALQRIQNLGYSQQQTKMIAFAAVEAFCPDMDLDAKNAPKS